In Ornithinibacter aureus, the genomic stretch ACCCTGCGCCCCGGCGACGAGGAGGTGACCGCCGCGGTTCACGCGATCCGCGCCACCGGCACGGTGTCCTACGACCCCAACGTGCGCCCGAGCATCATGGGCAGCCCCGACGAGGTCCGCCCCCGCATCGAGGAACTCGTCGCGCTCAGTGACGTCGTGAAGTGCTCCGAGGACGACATCGACTGGCTCTACCCCGGGCAGTCCCCGGCCGAGGTGATGGCCCACTGGGCCGGGCTGGGCTCGACGCTGACGCTCGTGACCCTCGGCGGTGACGGGGTCACGTGGCGGGCCGGCACCGGCGACGTCGACCACCTGCCCGCGCTCGTCGACGACGTCGTCGACACCGTCGGGGCAGGCGACTCCTTCATGGCCGGCCTCGTGTCGGGCCTGCTCGACGCCGGGCTGCTCGGCAACGACGCAGCCCGTGAGCGCCTGAAGCACGCGGGCCTGCCCGACGTGCGCCCTGCCATCGACCGCGCGCTCGCGACGAGCGGCATCACCGTGACCCATGCGGGCGCCTACGCCCCGACCAGGGAGGAACTGGCGTGACCGACTTCGCCTACGAGGACCTACTGCCCATCGGGGACGACGAGACCCCCTACCGGCTGCTCACCACCGACGGCGTGTCGGTCGTCGACGGGCCGGGCGGGCGCTCGTTCCTCCAGGTCGAGCCCGAGGCCCTGCGACTTCTCACCGACACCGCCATGCACGACATCGCGCACTACCTGCGACCGGCGCACCTGCAGCAGTTGGCGAACATCCTCGATGACCCGGAGGCGAGCAACAACGACAAGTTCGTCGCGCTCGACCTGCTCAAGAACGCGAACATCGCCGCTGGCGGCATCCTGCCCATGTGCCAGGACACCGGCACGGCGATCGTCATGGGCAAGCGCGGGCAGCACGTGCTGACGCCCGGGCGCGACGAGGAGGCCGTGAGCCGTGGGGTCTACGACGCCTACACCCGGCTGAACCTGCGCTACTCCCAGATGGCGCCGGTCACGACGTGGGACGAGCGCAACACCGGCTCCAACCTGCCGGCCCAGATCGAGCTCTACGCCGACACCGCCCCCGGGCACGAGACCACCTACAAGTTCCTCTTCATGGCCAAGGGTGGCGGCAGCGCCAACAAGTCCTTCCTGTTCCAGGAGACCAAGGCCGTGCTCAACCCCGACGCGATGATGCGCTTCCTCGACGAGAAGCTGCGCAGCCTCGGCACCGCGGCGTGCCCGCCGTACCACCTGGCCATCGTCATCGGCGGCACGAGCGCCGAGTTCGCCCTCAAGACGGCGAAATACGCGAGCGCCAAGTACCTCGACCACCTCCCGAAGGCCGGGGACGCCGCCACCGGCCACGGCTTCCGCGACACCGAGCTCGAGGAGAAGGTGCTCGAGCTGACCCGACAGTTCGGCATCGGTGCCCAGTTCGGCGGCAAGTACTTCTGCCACGACGTGCGGGTGGTGCGCCTGCCCCGCCACGGTGCCTCCCTGCCGATCGCCATCGCCGTGTCGTGCTCGGCCGACCGTCAGGTGCTCGGCAAGATCACCCCCGAGGGCGTGTTCATCGAGCAGCTGGAGACCGACCCGGCCCGGTTCCTGCCCGACCAGACCCACGCCGCCCTCACCGGTGAGGAGGACACGGATGCCGTCGGCGCGGCATCCACGGGTGCCGGCTCCGTCGTGGCCATCGACCTCAACCAGCCGATGGTCGACATCCTCGCCGAGCTCACCAAGCACCCGGTCAAGACGCGACTGTCCCTGACCGGCCCGCTCGTCGTGGCCCGCGACATCGCCCACGCGAAGATCAAGGAACGACTCGACGCCGGTGAGCCGATGCCCGACTACCTGCGCAACCACCCGGTCTACTACGCGGGCCCGGCCAAGACCCCCGAGGGGATGCCGTCCGGGTCGTTCGGGCCGACCACCGCAGGCCGGATGGACTCCTACGTCGACCAGTTCCAGGCCGCCGGTGGATCGATGGTCATGCTGGCCAAGGGCAACCGCAGCCAGCAGGTGACCGACGCCTGCAAGGCCCACGGCGGGTTCTACCTCGGCTCGATCGGCGGCCCGGCGGCGCGCCTGGCACAGGACTGCATCCGCAGCGTCGAGGTGCTCGAGTACCCCGAGCTCGGCATGGAGGCGATCTGGAAGATCGAGGTCGAGGACTTCCCGGCCTTCATCGTCGTCGACGACAAGGGCAATGACTTCTTCGCCTCGGTGACCAAGCCGGTGGCGTTCACCATCGAGAAGAGAACGGGGTTGCTCTGATGCCCTCCACCTTTGATGACCTGCTCGAGGCCAACCGGGCGTACGCCGCGGAGAACCCGATCCTCGGCTTCGACGGTGTCGCGCACGCCGGCGTCGCCGTCGTCACCTGCATGGACAGCCGGATCGACCCGCTGCGGATGATCGGGCTCAAGCCCGGCGACGCCAAGATCTTCCGCAACCCCGGTGGCCGGGTCACCGACCAGGCCCTCGAGGCACTGGTGCTCGCCACGCACCTGCTCGGGGTGAACCGGGTGCTCGTCATCCCGCACACCCGGTGCGCGATGGCGAACTCGACCGAGGCCGAGATCCAGCGGCGCGTGGGTGAGTCGGCGGGCCGCGACGCGACGTGGCACCGCTTCAACACCATCGACGACCAGGAGGCGGCGCTGCGCTCGGACGTCGTGCGGGTGAAGTCGCACCCGCTCGTCGCCGACGAGGTGCTCGTCGGCGGCTTCATCTACGACGTCGACACGGGCCTGCTCACCCAGGTCGACTGAGCGCTCGACGTCGCGATGACGACCGCTCGAGGAAACCCCAGGCCGCGGACCCCGCACGACGCGTGGGCTGAACTCGTCGCCGGCAACAACCGCTTCGTCGACGGTGCGAGTGACCACCCGCACCAGAGCGTCCAGCTGCGCGAGGAGCTCGCGACCGGCCAGACCCCCTTCGCCACGGTGTTCGGCTGCTCGGACTCCCGCGTCGCCGCGGAGATCATCTTCGACCAAGGCCTGGGCGACGTCTTCGTCGTCCGCACGGCGGGCACCGTCATCGACCCCGGCGTGCTCGGCTCGCTCGAGTTCGGCGTCGAGGTGCTCGGCACTCCCCTGATCGTCGTGCTGTCCCACACCTCGTGCGGGGCGATCCGGGCCACCCTCGAAGCGGTGGCGACCCGCCAGCTGCCCGGGGGGTTCCTTCGCGACGTGGTCGAGCGCATCGCCCCGAGCTACCTGCTGGCCGGCACCGCGGAGCCGACCCCGGGTGAGGTCGGCCGCGCCCACCTGCGACACGTCGTCAGCCTGCTCGTCGAGCGCTCCCGCGCCATCCGGTACGCCGTCGAGCGTGGCGACCTCGCGATCGTCGGCGCGGAGTACGGCCTCGCTGGCGGGGCCGTCGAGATCGTGACGGTCATCGGCGACGTCGGTGCACCGGCGGGGCCACCCGGGGAGGGCGTGAGCACGCCCGGCAACGGGCCGACGTGATCACCGTGACCGGGGTCGCCGTGCACCCCGTCAAGAGCACCGCCGTCCGCCACGTCGACCAGGCGCAGGTCGAGCCCTGGGGCCTGCACGACGACCGTCGCTGGATGATCGTCGACCCCACCGGCGAGTGCCTCACCGCGAGGGAGCACGCACCGCTGCTCACCGTCCGGGCCATGACCGCCACCACCGACCCCGGCCTGCCGGTCCCCCTGCGGCTGCGCGCGCCGGACGTCGAGCCGCTCGACGTCGACCAGCCGCACGCAGACCCGGTCACGGTGACCGTGCACGGGCGCAGTCTGGATGCCGTCTGCGCACCGCCCGAGGCCACCACCTGGCTCACGGCCGCGCTCGGCATCGACGGGCTGCGCCTGGTCCACGTGCACCGCCCGCGCCCCCTGAACCCGCAGTACGGCCTGCCCGGCGAGGCCACCGCCTTCGCCGACGGCTACCCGGTCACCCTGGCGTCGGCGGCATCCCTGCGCCGCCTCGACGACTGGGTCACCGACGGCGCCCTCGAGCGCGAAGACGTGGCACGGCATCCGATGGCCGTCGATCGCTTCCGTCCCAACCTCGTCGTCGACGGCGATCTCGAGGCGTTCGAGGAGGACCACTGGCGCAGCGTGCTCATCGGGGACGTCTCGTTCCGGGTGGTCAAGGCGGTCGACCGCTGTGTCCTCACGACGATCGACCCCACGACGCTGGAGCGCGGGCACGAGCCGATCCGCACCCTGGCGCGCCATCGTCGCCGCGACGGCAGGACGTGGTTCGCGATGCACCTCGTCCCGCAGGTCCGCGGGGTGGTCAGAGTCGGCGACGAGGTCACACCGGGACGGTAATCTCACCCGTTATGACGTCCTTCGAGCGCACCTTCCCCGACGGCTTCCTGTGGGGGGCCGCCACCGCCAGCTTCCAGATCGAGGGGGCGACCACGGAGGACGGGAGACTGCCGTCGATCTGGGACACGTTCTGCGAGGTCGAGGGCAACGTCGCGAACAAGGACACCGGCGACCCGGCCTGCGACCAC encodes the following:
- a CDS encoding carbohydrate kinase family protein; amino-acid sequence: MDTTNDMNPSTPDRDPGRAVAVIGELLVDVVHTPDGATAEHVGGSPANVALGLARLGHDTWFATLVGTDDRGIRCAQHVEDGGVHLLPGSISDTHPTSTAEATIDDSGAASYVFDLHWDLAPVELPPDAGHLHIGSIGTTLRPGDEEVTAAVHAIRATGTVSYDPNVRPSIMGSPDEVRPRIEELVALSDVVKCSEDDIDWLYPGQSPAEVMAHWAGLGSTLTLVTLGGDGVTWRAGTGDVDHLPALVDDVVDTVGAGDSFMAGLVSGLLDAGLLGNDAARERLKHAGLPDVRPAIDRALATSGITVTHAGAYAPTREELA
- a CDS encoding fumarate hydratase, with translation MTDFAYEDLLPIGDDETPYRLLTTDGVSVVDGPGGRSFLQVEPEALRLLTDTAMHDIAHYLRPAHLQQLANILDDPEASNNDKFVALDLLKNANIAAGGILPMCQDTGTAIVMGKRGQHVLTPGRDEEAVSRGVYDAYTRLNLRYSQMAPVTTWDERNTGSNLPAQIELYADTAPGHETTYKFLFMAKGGGSANKSFLFQETKAVLNPDAMMRFLDEKLRSLGTAACPPYHLAIVIGGTSAEFALKTAKYASAKYLDHLPKAGDAATGHGFRDTELEEKVLELTRQFGIGAQFGGKYFCHDVRVVRLPRHGASLPIAIAVSCSADRQVLGKITPEGVFIEQLETDPARFLPDQTHAALTGEEDTDAVGAASTGAGSVVAIDLNQPMVDILAELTKHPVKTRLSLTGPLVVARDIAHAKIKERLDAGEPMPDYLRNHPVYYAGPAKTPEGMPSGSFGPTTAGRMDSYVDQFQAAGGSMVMLAKGNRSQQVTDACKAHGGFYLGSIGGPAARLAQDCIRSVEVLEYPELGMEAIWKIEVEDFPAFIVVDDKGNDFFASVTKPVAFTIEKRTGLL
- a CDS encoding beta-class carbonic anhydrase, with the translated sequence MPSTFDDLLEANRAYAAENPILGFDGVAHAGVAVVTCMDSRIDPLRMIGLKPGDAKIFRNPGGRVTDQALEALVLATHLLGVNRVLVIPHTRCAMANSTEAEIQRRVGESAGRDATWHRFNTIDDQEAALRSDVVRVKSHPLVADEVLVGGFIYDVDTGLLTQVD
- a CDS encoding carbonic anhydrase — protein: MTTARGNPRPRTPHDAWAELVAGNNRFVDGASDHPHQSVQLREELATGQTPFATVFGCSDSRVAAEIIFDQGLGDVFVVRTAGTVIDPGVLGSLEFGVEVLGTPLIVVLSHTSCGAIRATLEAVATRQLPGGFLRDVVERIAPSYLLAGTAEPTPGEVGRAHLRHVVSLLVERSRAIRYAVERGDLAIVGAEYGLAGGAVEIVTVIGDVGAPAGPPGEGVSTPGNGPT
- a CDS encoding MOSC domain-containing protein produces the protein MITVTGVAVHPVKSTAVRHVDQAQVEPWGLHDDRRWMIVDPTGECLTAREHAPLLTVRAMTATTDPGLPVPLRLRAPDVEPLDVDQPHADPVTVTVHGRSLDAVCAPPEATTWLTAALGIDGLRLVHVHRPRPLNPQYGLPGEATAFADGYPVTLASAASLRRLDDWVTDGALEREDVARHPMAVDRFRPNLVVDGDLEAFEEDHWRSVLIGDVSFRVVKAVDRCVLTTIDPTTLERGHEPIRTLARHRRRDGRTWFAMHLVPQVRGVVRVGDEVTPGR